A window of the Streptomyces formicae genome harbors these coding sequences:
- a CDS encoding metallophosphoesterase — protein MLLVVLLVVAVVLALLTGVHWYVWRRLVRDTTRRGSAARRAGTVAVVLLPLLSVGALTSGRAGAPFWLERILAWPGYMWLATLLYLTLALVVTEAVRPLLRRALERRADAPSAAAAAADDSAAGAGAPAVATAALATVGADGGTDADRPAGAVATAVAADEGPSDTADRQRSSAPAAPEALNASGRPAGSGATTAPDAPAQPELSRRLFVARVTAGAAAAVAAGTVGYGTYGVLRGPRVKRVTVPLAKLARGVHGYRIAVVSDIHLGPILGRAHTQRIVDTINAAQPDLVAVVGDLVDGSVADLGRAAEPLARLKARDGSYFVTGNHEYFSGADAWVDHVRELGLTPLRNDRVEIAGFDLAGVDDVAGESEGQGPDFARALGDRDRGRAAVLLAHQPIVIHDAVRHGVDLQLSGHTHGGQLWPGNYIAELANPTVAGLERYGDTQLYVSRGAGAWGPPVRVGAPSDITIVELASREA, from the coding sequence GTGCTGCTGGTCGTCCTGCTTGTGGTCGCTGTCGTCCTCGCCCTGCTGACGGGCGTGCACTGGTACGTGTGGCGGCGCCTCGTCCGTGACACGACGAGGCGCGGCAGTGCCGCGCGCCGCGCGGGCACCGTGGCGGTGGTCCTGCTGCCGCTCCTGTCGGTGGGGGCGCTGACCTCGGGGCGCGCGGGCGCCCCCTTCTGGCTCGAACGGATCCTGGCGTGGCCGGGGTACATGTGGCTCGCGACGCTGCTGTATCTGACGCTGGCGCTGGTGGTGACGGAGGCCGTACGGCCGCTGCTGCGGCGGGCGCTGGAGCGGCGGGCTGATGCACCGTCGGCCGCCGCTGCCGCCGCGGACGACTCCGCCGCCGGGGCGGGCGCCCCCGCCGTCGCGACCGCCGCCCTCGCGACCGTCGGCGCCGATGGCGGCACGGACGCCGACCGGCCCGCAGGCGCCGTGGCGACGGCCGTCGCCGCCGACGAGGGCCCGTCGGACACCGCGGACCGGCAGAGGTCCTCGGCGCCTGCGGCCCCGGAGGCGCTGAACGCCTCGGGCCGCCCGGCCGGTTCCGGGGCCACCACCGCCCCGGACGCCCCCGCGCAGCCGGAGCTGTCGCGGCGGCTCTTCGTCGCCCGCGTCACCGCGGGGGCCGCCGCCGCGGTCGCCGCCGGGACCGTCGGGTACGGGACCTACGGCGTGCTGCGCGGGCCCCGTGTGAAGCGGGTCACCGTCCCGCTCGCGAAGCTCGCCCGCGGCGTGCACGGTTACCGCATCGCCGTTGTCAGCGACATCCACCTCGGGCCGATCCTCGGCCGCGCCCACACCCAGCGGATCGTCGACACGATCAACGCCGCCCAGCCCGACCTCGTCGCCGTCGTAGGCGACCTCGTCGACGGCAGCGTCGCCGACCTCGGGCGCGCGGCCGAGCCGCTGGCCCGGCTGAAGGCGCGCGACGGGTCGTACTTCGTCACCGGCAACCACGAGTACTTCTCCGGTGCCGACGCCTGGGTCGACCATGTGCGCGAGCTCGGCCTCACCCCGCTCCGCAACGACCGCGTCGAGATCGCCGGCTTCGACCTCGCGGGCGTCGACGACGTCGCGGGCGAGAGCGAGGGCCAGGGCCCGGACTTCGCACGGGCGCTGGGCGACCGCGACCGCGGTCGCGCGGCGGTGCTCCTCGCGCACCAGCCGATCGTGATCCACGACGCCGTGCGCCACGGCGTGGACCTCCAGCTGTCCGGGCACACCCATGGCGGCCAGCTCTGGCCCGGCAACTACATCGCCGAGCTCGCCAACCCGACGGTCGCGGGCCTGGAGCGCTACGGCGACACCCAGCTCTACGTCTCCCGCGGCGCGGGCGCGTGGGGACCCCCGGTCCGGGTCGGCGCCCCGTCCGACATCACCATCGTCGAGCTCGCCTCCCGGGAGGCGTGA
- a CDS encoding YihY/virulence factor BrkB family protein → MDWLTRLPVIGPLVQRLMKTHAWRSYDTLERARWTRLAAAITFISFLSFFPLITVGAAIGAALLSQEQLRKLEDKLAEQVPGISDQLNIAGLVDNAGTVGIIAGALLLLTGISWIGSMRECLRVVWGLDDQEEGNPIVRKGKDAIVLVGLGAVALASFAASSLGSTAVGWSADRLGIDRDGAGGVLLQAAAIAVAVLADFLMLLYVLTLLPGVKPPRGRLIVAALLGAVGFELLKLLLSGYISGVAAKSMYGAFGVPIALLLWINFTAKLLLYCAAWTATEPAAEAETTGPSGGAADGPDRAAASAG, encoded by the coding sequence ATGGACTGGCTGACCCGACTCCCCGTCATCGGCCCGCTCGTTCAGCGGCTGATGAAGACCCACGCCTGGCGTTCCTACGACACGCTCGAACGGGCGCGCTGGACCCGGCTCGCGGCCGCCATCACCTTCATCAGCTTCCTCTCGTTCTTCCCGCTCATCACCGTCGGCGCCGCCATCGGCGCCGCGCTGCTCAGCCAGGAGCAGCTGCGGAAACTGGAGGACAAGCTCGCCGAGCAGGTGCCGGGCATCTCCGACCAGCTCAACATCGCGGGGCTGGTGGACAACGCAGGCACGGTCGGGATCATTGCCGGTGCGTTGCTGCTGCTCACCGGCATCAGCTGGATCGGCTCGATGCGCGAGTGCCTGCGCGTGGTCTGGGGGCTCGACGACCAGGAGGAGGGCAACCCGATCGTGCGCAAGGGCAAGGACGCGATCGTGCTGGTGGGCCTCGGTGCGGTCGCGCTGGCGTCGTTCGCCGCCTCGTCCCTCGGCTCCACCGCGGTCGGCTGGTCGGCGGACCGCCTCGGCATCGACCGGGACGGTGCGGGCGGCGTCCTGCTCCAGGCCGCCGCCATCGCCGTCGCCGTGCTCGCCGACTTCCTGATGCTGCTGTACGTCCTGACGCTGCTGCCCGGGGTGAAGCCGCCGCGCGGCAGGCTGATCGTGGCCGCGCTGCTCGGCGCGGTCGGCTTCGAGCTGCTGAAGCTGCTGCTCAGCGGCTATATCTCGGGCGTCGCGGCGAAGTCGATGTACGGGGCGTTCGGCGTGCCGATCGCGCTGCTGCTGTGGATCAACTTCACCGCCAAACTGCTGCTCTACTGCGCCGCCTGGACGGCGACGGAGCCGGCCGCCGAGGCGGAGACGACAGGCCCTAGCGGAGGGGCAGCCGACGGACCAGATCGGGCAGCGGCCAGCGCCGGTTGA
- a CDS encoding decaprenyl-phosphate phosphoribosyltransferase: MAERSTALLEQPEGRAGEAPARIPRGRGATALAVGLVRTARPRQWIKNVLVVAAPAAAGELASRHTVGQLAVVFILFTAAASAVYLINDALDAEADRAHPVKCRRPVAAGEVPVPVAYAVGALLAAATSTAAAVLCNPLTAALLTAYVVMQLAYCVRLKHVLVVDLAVVTTGFLMRAMIGGVALSIPLSRWFLITTGFGALFMVAAKRYSEAVEMADADGATRALLTSYSTGYLRFVWQLAAGVAVLGYCLWALESGGTANGSLLPWRQLSVIAFILAVLRYAVFADRGTAGAPEEVVLRDRPLAVIGLVWLAMYGMAVVDL; encoded by the coding sequence GCGGGCGGGGGGCGACGGCGCTGGCCGTCGGGCTCGTCAGGACCGCCAGACCGCGGCAGTGGATCAAGAACGTGCTGGTCGTGGCCGCCCCCGCGGCCGCGGGGGAGCTGGCCTCCCGGCACACGGTCGGTCAGCTGGCCGTCGTCTTCATCCTGTTCACCGCCGCCGCGTCGGCGGTGTACCTGATCAACGACGCGCTCGACGCCGAGGCCGACCGGGCGCACCCGGTGAAGTGCCGGCGCCCGGTGGCCGCCGGGGAGGTGCCCGTACCCGTCGCGTACGCCGTCGGGGCCCTGCTCGCCGCCGCGACGAGCACCGCGGCGGCGGTGCTGTGCAATCCGCTGACCGCCGCGCTGCTGACCGCGTACGTCGTGATGCAGCTCGCCTACTGCGTCCGGCTCAAGCACGTCCTGGTTGTCGATCTTGCGGTCGTCACGACCGGGTTCCTGATGCGGGCCATGATCGGCGGGGTGGCGCTGTCCATCCCGCTCTCCCGCTGGTTCCTGATCACCACCGGTTTCGGCGCGCTCTTCATGGTCGCGGCCAAGCGCTACTCGGAGGCCGTCGAGATGGCCGACGCGGACGGTGCGACCCGGGCGCTGCTCACCTCGTACAGCACCGGATACCTGCGCTTCGTCTGGCAGCTGGCGGCCGGGGTCGCCGTGCTCGGCTACTGCCTGTGGGCGCTGGAGAGCGGCGGCACCGCCAACGGCTCACTGCTGCCCTGGCGTCAGCTCTCGGTGATCGCGTTCATCCTCGCCGTGCTGCGGTACGCGGTCTTCGCGGACCGGGGCACGGCCGGCGCCCCGGAGGAGGTCGTGCTGCGCGACCGGCCGCTCGCCGTCATCGGACTCGTCTGGCTCGCCATGTACGGCATGGCCGTCGTGGACCTGTGA
- a CDS encoding D-alanyl-D-alanine carboxypeptidase, producing the protein MSALKKTVLTVIAAALLPALTAAPATAVTDFSKADKTDNRNKQDNSVPNPPSSMSTVGGPLLGKPGTQVSLAAGAPVLPKNLTGRSWIVADAESGDVLASHNAHWQLPPASTMKMLFADTVLPRLSKDEEYTVRRTDLEGVGEGSSLVGVKENQTYSVHDLWLGVFLRSGNDAVHVLSAMNGGVSQTVQDMQDHADELQALDTQVVTPDGYDEPGQVSSAYDLTLIARSGLQKKDFREYCSTVRAKFPGEQKPGKKRETFEIQNTNRLLTGDLGVEPYAGIAGVKNGNTTHAGATFTGVAERNGRVLLVTVMNPSSDEGQAVYKETASLLDWGFQAAGKVEPVGELVPPKSARTDPSGGSEQQDGAAKGSGDGAAGKERPGPANASTASHSGSSGVGVALSITGGVLVLLAGAVFLVNRRWPLPDLVRRLPLR; encoded by the coding sequence GTGTCTGCTCTTAAGAAGACCGTATTGACGGTCATTGCCGCCGCGTTGCTGCCCGCACTCACCGCCGCGCCCGCGACGGCGGTCACCGACTTCAGCAAGGCCGACAAGACAGACAATCGCAACAAACAGGACAACAGCGTGCCGAATCCGCCGTCGTCCATGTCCACGGTGGGCGGCCCTCTGCTCGGCAAACCCGGCACCCAGGTCTCACTCGCGGCCGGCGCGCCCGTCCTCCCCAAGAATCTGACGGGCCGTTCCTGGATCGTCGCGGACGCGGAGAGCGGTGACGTCCTCGCCTCCCACAACGCGCACTGGCAGCTGCCCCCCGCCTCCACCATGAAGATGCTCTTCGCGGACACGGTCCTGCCCAGGCTGTCCAAGGACGAGGAGTACACGGTCAGGAGAACGGACCTCGAAGGCGTCGGCGAGGGCAGCAGCCTCGTCGGGGTCAAGGAGAACCAGACCTACTCCGTCCACGACCTCTGGCTGGGCGTCTTCCTCCGTTCCGGGAACGACGCCGTCCACGTCCTGTCCGCGATGAACGGCGGCGTCTCGCAGACGGTCCAGGACATGCAGGACCACGCCGACGAGCTCCAGGCGCTCGACACCCAAGTGGTCACGCCGGACGGCTACGACGAGCCGGGCCAGGTGTCGAGCGCGTACGACCTGACGCTCATCGCCCGCAGCGGACTGCAGAAGAAGGACTTCCGGGAGTACTGCTCGACCGTCCGGGCCAAGTTCCCCGGCGAGCAGAAGCCGGGCAAGAAGCGCGAGACGTTCGAGATCCAGAACACCAACCGGCTGCTCACCGGCGACCTCGGCGTCGAGCCGTACGCAGGCATCGCCGGCGTCAAGAACGGCAACACCACGCACGCGGGAGCGACCTTCACCGGTGTCGCCGAGCGGAACGGCAGGGTGCTGCTCGTCACCGTCATGAACCCGTCGTCGGACGAGGGCCAGGCCGTCTACAAGGAGACCGCCAGCCTCCTCGACTGGGGCTTCCAGGCGGCCGGGAAGGTCGAACCGGTCGGCGAGCTGGTGCCGCCGAAGTCCGCGCGGACCGACCCCTCGGGCGGTTCCGAGCAGCAGGACGGCGCGGCGAAGGGAAGCGGTGACGGCGCGGCCGGCAAGGAGCGGCCCGGCCCGGCGAACGCCTCGACGGCCTCCCACAGCGGTTCGAGCGGTGTCGGTGTCGCGCTCTCCATCACGGGCGGGGTGCTCGTGCTGCTCGCCGGTGCCGTGTTCCTGGTCAACCGGCGCTGGCCGCTGCCCGATCTGGTCCGTCGGCTGCCCCTCCGCTAG
- a CDS encoding SCO4848 family membrane protein: protein MKLSRPVSWFLLVFGVWSWVIWVTFVKNLWQDASGLAFDDAGDPTAYFWVHLLLAITSFLLGTAVGVIGLRGVRALRRERD from the coding sequence ATGAAGCTCAGCCGCCCGGTCTCCTGGTTCCTGCTCGTGTTCGGGGTGTGGAGCTGGGTCATCTGGGTCACTTTCGTCAAAAACCTGTGGCAGGACGCCAGCGGGCTCGCCTTCGACGACGCGGGTGATCCCACTGCGTACTTCTGGGTCCATCTGCTGCTGGCCATCACGTCCTTTCTCCTGGGGACGGCGGTCGGGGTCATCGGGTTGCGTGGCGTGCGCGCATTGCGCCGCGAACGGGATTAG